The following are from one region of the Rhodopirellula sp. P2 genome:
- the miaA gene encoding tRNA (adenosine(37)-N6)-dimethylallyltransferase MiaA translates to MQPDTRSQPFAPLFDDVIVLTGPTASGKTELALRVAETLAAKTNGRQKLEILSLDAIAVYRRMDIGSAKPTPDQLDRAPHHLIDLVDPWDEFSVAEYLHSAHARVREILERGNRPMFVGGTPMYLKGVLRGFDAGPPADEAFRNAVEEDLQQHGVGALHKRLQQVDPLSAAKIDPGDSRRMIRALEFARATGTPISHRQLQFESARASHEGLVFALRVPRPILHQRIEQRVEAMFAEGLVAEVQSLLALDQPLSKTSRQAVGYREIIEAIAAGEAPETAAEQVVFHTRRLARRQETWLRSFSEIRGLGSFEADSAPDIEQCVEKMVEAIVSFDR, encoded by the coding sequence ATGCAACCTGACACACGATCCCAGCCCTTTGCGCCTTTGTTCGATGACGTGATCGTTCTGACCGGCCCGACCGCTTCGGGCAAAACAGAATTGGCTTTGCGGGTCGCGGAAACTCTCGCGGCCAAAACGAATGGCCGGCAAAAACTCGAAATCCTTTCACTCGACGCCATCGCGGTCTACCGCCGGATGGACATCGGGTCCGCCAAACCCACCCCCGACCAACTGGACCGCGCCCCCCACCACCTGATCGATTTGGTTGATCCATGGGATGAATTCAGTGTCGCCGAATACTTGCACTCCGCTCACGCTCGCGTCCGAGAAATCTTGGAACGTGGCAATCGCCCGATGTTTGTTGGTGGCACCCCGATGTACCTCAAAGGCGTGCTGCGAGGGTTCGATGCCGGACCGCCCGCGGATGAAGCCTTTCGAAACGCGGTCGAAGAGGACCTGCAACAGCATGGCGTGGGCGCACTGCACAAACGATTGCAACAGGTCGACCCATTGTCGGCGGCCAAGATCGATCCGGGAGATTCGCGGCGGATGATCCGGGCGCTCGAGTTTGCTCGTGCAACTGGAACCCCCATCAGCCACCGCCAACTGCAATTTGAGTCCGCGCGAGCCAGTCACGAAGGCCTCGTCTTCGCTCTTCGTGTGCCTCGCCCGATTCTGCATCAACGAATCGAACAACGCGTGGAAGCCATGTTCGCCGAAGGCTTGGTGGCGGAAGTCCAAAGCCTTCTGGCGCTGGACCAACCACTTTCCAAAACGTCCCGCCAGGCAGTTGGCTACCGTGAGATCATCGAAGCAATCGCGGCAGGGGAAGCCCCTGAAACCGCGGCAGAACAAGTCGTCTTCCACACCCGACGTTTGGCGCGACGCCAAGAAACCTGGCTCCGATCTTTCTCCGAAATTCGCGGCCTCGGCTCCTTCGAAGCCGACTCGGCACCGGACATCGAGCAGTGCGTCGAAAAGATGGTCGAAGCCATCGTCTCATTCGATCGTTGA
- a CDS encoding SGNH/GDSL hydrolase family protein: protein MNQRRFSCLGLLCVWFGLEAGMLFTGLPAMAQDATATIEKQFLIPETNDSMAGSGPVRRYDWMKQIWQRRRSNFDARTQQDQNAIVFLGDSITQGWGDDFRGDFENRKVANRGISGDTTRGMLFRLKEDVLDLDPQAVVMLMGTNDLEEHASPDTVASNVRLILQAFHAHDADMPIVLCLVMPSSQTKSRPAAQIKRINELLTEIANENETVHLVDTWTPFANENGDAKVEEFPDLLHPNQAGYAKWKAALEPTFEKLNL, encoded by the coding sequence ATGAATCAACGCCGTTTTTCCTGTCTTGGTCTGCTTTGCGTCTGGTTTGGTTTGGAAGCAGGAATGCTGTTCACGGGATTGCCGGCCATGGCGCAAGACGCCACCGCAACCATCGAAAAACAGTTCCTGATCCCCGAAACCAATGACTCGATGGCCGGCTCAGGACCGGTCCGCCGCTACGACTGGATGAAGCAGATTTGGCAGCGGCGTCGATCCAACTTTGACGCCCGCACGCAACAAGACCAAAACGCAATCGTGTTTCTCGGTGATTCGATCACCCAAGGTTGGGGCGACGACTTTCGCGGCGACTTTGAAAACCGAAAGGTGGCCAACCGCGGGATCAGTGGCGACACGACTCGCGGCATGCTGTTCCGCTTGAAAGAAGACGTGCTGGACCTGGATCCCCAAGCCGTCGTGATGCTGATGGGAACCAATGACCTCGAGGAACATGCCTCGCCGGACACCGTTGCCAGCAACGTCCGCTTGATTCTTCAAGCATTCCATGCACACGATGCGGACATGCCCATCGTGCTGTGCTTGGTGATGCCCAGCAGCCAAACGAAGTCCCGTCCAGCCGCTCAAATCAAACGCATCAATGAATTGCTGACCGAGATCGCCAATGAGAACGAAACGGTTCACTTGGTCGACACCTGGACTCCATTCGCGAATGAAAATGGCGACGCCAAAGTCGAGGAATTCCCTGATCTGCTGCACCCCAATCAAGCCGGCTACGCGAAATGGAAAGCCGCTCTGGAACCGACCTTTGAGAAACTAAATCTGTAG
- a CDS encoding ABC transporter ATP-binding protein produces MLVVSELSKSYPTAGEPLSVLRGVNLELIPGQSAAIVGPSGSGKTTLLQILGTLDEPDSGSVRINGQDPFALDARKRAAYRNQTIGFIFQDHHLLPQLSVTENVLIPALANGKPTGDDVSRASELIDAVGLTHRATHLPQELSGGERERVAIARALLMQPSVVLADEPTGNLDSKTAKTITELLLRLQAEQNTVLVTVTHSLSLADEMDERFELVEGVLVRRERFGITA; encoded by the coding sequence GTGTTGGTCGTTTCCGAACTGTCAAAATCGTATCCCACCGCGGGGGAACCGTTGTCCGTCCTGCGAGGCGTCAACCTGGAATTGATCCCCGGTCAATCGGCGGCCATCGTTGGTCCCAGTGGCAGTGGCAAAACCACGCTGCTGCAAATTCTCGGAACGCTCGACGAACCGGATTCCGGATCGGTACGCATCAACGGGCAAGATCCGTTTGCCTTGGACGCTCGCAAACGTGCCGCCTACCGAAACCAAACGATCGGGTTCATTTTCCAAGACCATCATTTGCTGCCGCAATTGTCGGTGACCGAAAATGTTCTCATCCCGGCGCTCGCAAACGGCAAACCCACGGGAGACGATGTTTCGCGTGCGAGCGAATTGATCGACGCCGTTGGATTGACTCACCGCGCCACCCACTTGCCGCAGGAATTGTCCGGCGGCGAACGCGAACGGGTCGCGATCGCGCGGGCGTTGTTGATGCAACCGTCTGTCGTGCTGGCTGATGAACCGACCGGCAACCTGGATTCCAAGACGGCGAAAACGATCACGGAGTTGTTGCTGCGTTTGCAGGCCGAGCAGAACACCGTGCTGGTGACGGTGACGCACTCGTTGTCCTTGGCCGACGAAATGGACGAACGCTTTGAATTGGTCGAGGGCGTGTTGGTTCGTCGCGAACGCTTTGGCATCACCGCATGA
- a CDS encoding AAA family ATPase encodes MNSKATSSAAPRRDTPPPPPTANNAPADVSAVAELSKRVIGNVETAIVGKRKQLVLSMVAWLSGGHILLEDVPGVAKTMLARALAKSLGCHFKRVQCTPDLLPSDVTGTSIFNQKNSEFEFRPGPVFTQILLADEINRATPRTQASLLEAMAEARVTVDGKSYTLNPPFLVIATQNPVDHEGTFPLPEAQLDRFLMRFSLGYPSIEEELRMLDLLQFKHPVDSMTAVATAEQLVAAQQAIRSVHVDPRVRHYLLQIVHQTRHNENLALGGSPRATIALFRCGQAMAAIRGRTFVTPDDIKKIIAPVMNHRLILRPESRLRKMTTEKVLEEILSEIAVPTISS; translated from the coding sequence TTGAATTCCAAAGCGACCTCGTCCGCTGCTCCTCGCCGCGACACTCCCCCTCCGCCACCAACGGCAAACAACGCCCCCGCAGATGTCTCAGCGGTGGCCGAGCTTTCGAAACGCGTCATCGGCAACGTCGAAACCGCAATCGTAGGCAAACGGAAGCAACTGGTTCTTTCGATGGTCGCCTGGCTCAGTGGCGGACACATCTTATTGGAAGACGTTCCCGGGGTGGCCAAAACGATGCTGGCCCGAGCGCTGGCGAAAAGCCTCGGATGTCACTTCAAACGAGTCCAATGCACGCCCGACTTGCTTCCCTCTGATGTGACCGGCACGTCGATCTTCAACCAGAAGAACTCGGAGTTCGAATTTCGGCCCGGTCCGGTCTTCACCCAAATTCTACTCGCCGACGAAATCAACCGAGCCACGCCACGAACGCAAGCCTCGTTGCTGGAAGCGATGGCGGAAGCCCGGGTCACCGTCGACGGAAAATCCTACACCCTGAATCCGCCCTTCCTCGTCATCGCGACTCAAAACCCAGTCGACCACGAAGGCACCTTCCCGCTCCCTGAGGCACAACTCGACCGATTCCTGATGCGGTTCTCGTTGGGTTATCCCTCGATCGAGGAAGAACTGCGGATGTTGGATCTGCTGCAATTCAAGCATCCGGTCGATTCGATGACCGCCGTTGCCACCGCCGAGCAATTGGTGGCCGCTCAACAGGCAATTCGATCGGTTCACGTCGACCCGCGAGTCCGTCATTACCTGCTGCAAATTGTTCACCAAACTCGCCACAACGAGAACCTGGCCCTGGGAGGCAGTCCCCGCGCAACGATCGCCTTGTTCCGATGCGGACAAGCGATGGCGGCCATCCGTGGGCGCACGTTCGTCACCCCGGACGACATCAAAAAAATCATCGCCCCCGTGATGAACCATCGGCTGATCCTGCGCCCCGAAAGTCGCCTGCGAAAGATGACCACGGAAAAGGTCTTGGAAGAAATCCTCAGTGAAATCGCGGTGCCGACCATCTCCTCATGA
- a CDS encoding response regulator: MVDAGMIPTVLVTDDDADFRGVVCEALARRGVHTAQAADGDEALRVIEKTAIHMVLLDVHMPRVTGLDVMRILSQRPNSMPYVLMSALMDEAIEREAARMRAYKILRKPVRLGQLREIVCGGLTETYGWRPPE; encoded by the coding sequence ATGGTCGACGCTGGCATGATCCCAACAGTCTTGGTGACCGACGACGATGCCGATTTTCGCGGCGTGGTTTGCGAGGCACTCGCGCGCCGTGGCGTGCACACCGCTCAAGCTGCCGACGGCGATGAGGCGCTCCGTGTCATTGAAAAGACCGCCATTCACATGGTGTTGCTCGATGTGCACATGCCTCGTGTGACGGGGCTGGATGTGATGCGGATCCTATCGCAGCGTCCCAATTCGATGCCGTATGTGCTGATGAGCGCTTTGATGGACGAAGCGATCGAGCGAGAAGCGGCTCGGATGCGGGCTTACAAAATTCTTCGCAAGCCGGTTCGGCTGGGACAGCTTCGCGAAATTGTCTGTGGCGGTTTGACGGAAACGTACGGTTGGCGTCCGCCGGAATGA
- a CDS encoding GNAT family N-acetyltransferase, producing the protein MGMTYFRRYRMEMDLREWSGSCDAADLAARGYEWVAFDEGVIREHAAAKFQSFRSEMDADVFPCLGRRDGCLRLMREIASRATFVPEATWLIRYRDRPGGRPLPVGTIQGLDLDEWGAVQNLGVVPEHRGNGLGRLLMMRAATGFRAAGLQRMHLEVTTANTHAVKLYERIGFRQTKVVYKACEVAGV; encoded by the coding sequence GTGGGCATGACTTACTTTCGCCGTTACCGCATGGAGATGGATCTGCGCGAATGGAGTGGATCCTGCGACGCAGCGGATTTGGCCGCTCGCGGTTACGAGTGGGTGGCGTTCGACGAAGGTGTGATCCGCGAACATGCGGCGGCGAAATTTCAGTCGTTCCGCAGTGAGATGGACGCGGATGTCTTCCCTTGTTTAGGACGTCGAGACGGCTGTTTGCGATTGATGCGAGAGATCGCCAGTCGTGCCACGTTTGTGCCGGAAGCGACTTGGTTGATTCGCTATCGAGATCGGCCGGGAGGCCGTCCCCTCCCCGTGGGGACCATTCAAGGGCTGGATTTGGACGAATGGGGCGCGGTGCAAAACTTGGGTGTCGTTCCGGAACATCGCGGAAACGGCTTGGGACGCTTGCTGATGATGCGAGCCGCGACGGGATTCCGAGCCGCAGGACTGCAACGCATGCACCTGGAAGTCACCACGGCCAACACGCATGCGGTCAAACTGTACGAGCGAATTGGTTTTCGCCAAACCAAGGTCGTCTACAAAGCTTGTGAAGTGGCCGGCGTTTGA
- a CDS encoding FG-GAP-like repeat-containing protein, which produces MTATDDSLLLRSGVLLLLAVAVGCPSQTPGSSGSLSEPGSDATTSSPPPAALPASDRQPSLSPSGPESAGPMAGQHLLWQQHQEAGRMAEAAQIASQLSRAGKANLDESLSLIAREQSFPPAKFAHPGPTAMSQAVWHASLREYEAALARLLEIAPASMTPNQLALQGRVLAEAQHFDALPNWIRQSDPSTRQQANFWATLGIWLGHHQQPHAAIGATLQAIRLNPTDQLSTQRVGNWLLAIDQEHDAELFYQRARLIAETSDLRDQWIDLHPIGTEAGNRPDIRDQKARLAGKLAKAMMEAGRPFESFQWRLHQLDVLGPTNAESEASRSSNAAKTRALIHQQMQTLANTPDLAAILAEEHWLQLRPEDFPFQTAFRTTMVEQESNAALASRAIAASKSNDPANNIPRLAENLASYQPRLSDLAAEVGLNFRFRPRHRPSVPSEVNVAADMSTENESLRMHEALGSGIGVIDYDRDGWPDIVFGQGASEPPALMSDRSDALFRNLAGQFIEQTEATGIANFGYSFGIACGDINQDGFDDLLIATLGVNQMYVNNGDGTFTNDTDSLGDQTVEQHDGAFTTSVAIADLNGDQLPDLYEANYVERNQLFVRLPPDQNGRIPQKTPRSLFAQPDRIWVQSETQAWQSTTIDESVARAGTSLGVIVGEFSKEAPKTSPKDSASKSVNQPSTNKIFVGNDARPNHLLRFDASQNRWQEIANLIGLANTVDGLPSASMGIAADDLDRRGGLDLFITNFSTESVSLYLQDKSGSFSDQCVRQRLDSATRPMVGFGCKAIDLNRDGWLDVCLVNGHIDRMPGEPYEMPPQCFLSSGFAPGQSSDLLATPTMPSGFVSVIPDCPTDYWTTPALGRTMAKLDFDRDQRMDLVVNHLDRDVALLHNECVDDGGWIQFELIGSRSERGATGTQIEVQCNDGVRNGYVVAGDGYMCTDENVVEISLGDAEIQSITVHWPSGLTQVIPDPSDCANQRVTLVENQPVWNNANASRRSDGRLLD; this is translated from the coding sequence ATGACGGCAACCGACGATTCTCTTTTGCTGCGTTCTGGAGTCCTGTTGCTGTTAGCGGTGGCGGTTGGCTGCCCGTCCCAAACGCCCGGCTCCAGTGGATCGCTGAGCGAACCTGGGTCCGATGCAACCACCTCGTCCCCGCCACCCGCCGCACTCCCTGCGTCTGACCGACAACCTTCACTCTCGCCGTCGGGCCCCGAATCCGCCGGCCCGATGGCTGGGCAACACCTTCTCTGGCAACAGCACCAGGAAGCGGGACGAATGGCGGAGGCTGCCCAAATTGCCTCGCAACTGTCGCGTGCTGGCAAAGCCAATCTGGACGAATCGCTCTCCTTGATCGCTCGAGAGCAGAGTTTTCCGCCGGCCAAGTTCGCTCATCCGGGCCCCACCGCAATGTCGCAAGCGGTCTGGCATGCCAGCCTCCGAGAGTATGAAGCGGCACTCGCACGTTTACTCGAAATCGCCCCTGCATCGATGACACCGAATCAACTGGCATTGCAGGGACGCGTTCTCGCAGAAGCTCAACATTTCGATGCCCTTCCCAATTGGATTCGGCAAAGCGATCCGTCGACTCGTCAGCAAGCAAACTTCTGGGCGACACTGGGAATCTGGCTGGGACACCACCAGCAACCACACGCCGCGATCGGGGCCACGCTGCAGGCAATCCGACTGAACCCAACCGATCAACTCAGCACTCAACGCGTCGGGAATTGGTTGCTGGCAATCGATCAGGAACACGATGCTGAACTGTTCTACCAGCGTGCCCGACTGATCGCCGAAACCAGCGACCTGCGAGACCAGTGGATTGATCTGCATCCGATCGGCACCGAGGCCGGGAACCGTCCCGACATTCGCGATCAAAAGGCACGCCTCGCTGGCAAACTCGCCAAGGCAATGATGGAAGCCGGTCGGCCGTTTGAATCGTTCCAGTGGCGTCTGCACCAATTGGACGTCTTGGGCCCAACCAACGCGGAATCAGAAGCAAGTCGCTCATCCAATGCCGCGAAAACCCGTGCCCTGATTCACCAACAGATGCAGACCCTGGCCAACACACCCGACTTGGCCGCCATCCTGGCCGAGGAACATTGGTTGCAACTGCGCCCCGAGGACTTTCCCTTTCAAACCGCGTTTCGGACCACGATGGTCGAACAAGAATCGAATGCTGCGTTGGCCTCACGCGCCATCGCAGCGAGCAAGTCAAACGATCCCGCCAACAACATCCCCAGACTGGCTGAGAATCTGGCATCCTACCAACCCCGGTTGTCCGATTTGGCGGCGGAGGTCGGACTGAATTTTCGCTTCCGACCTCGTCATCGTCCTTCAGTCCCCAGCGAAGTGAATGTGGCCGCAGACATGAGCACCGAGAACGAATCGCTGAGAATGCACGAAGCTCTCGGATCAGGCATTGGCGTGATCGACTACGACCGAGATGGTTGGCCCGACATCGTGTTTGGGCAAGGAGCCAGTGAACCGCCCGCATTGATGAGCGACCGGAGCGATGCCCTGTTTCGAAATCTGGCTGGGCAATTCATTGAGCAGACCGAGGCGACCGGCATCGCCAATTTCGGCTACTCGTTTGGAATCGCTTGCGGCGACATCAACCAGGATGGCTTTGACGATCTCTTGATCGCAACACTGGGCGTCAACCAGATGTATGTCAACAACGGCGACGGCACATTCACCAATGACACCGATTCACTGGGCGACCAAACCGTCGAACAGCATGACGGTGCCTTCACCACATCCGTTGCCATCGCAGACCTCAATGGCGATCAACTCCCCGATCTCTACGAGGCAAATTATGTTGAACGAAATCAATTGTTCGTTCGTTTGCCACCTGATCAGAACGGCAGAATTCCGCAAAAGACACCGCGAAGTCTATTCGCCCAACCGGACCGGATTTGGGTCCAGAGCGAAACCCAAGCTTGGCAGTCAACGACCATCGACGAATCAGTTGCTCGTGCAGGCACATCGCTTGGTGTGATCGTCGGTGAATTTTCAAAGGAAGCTCCGAAGACAAGCCCGAAAGATTCAGCCAGCAAGAGCGTCAACCAACCAAGCACAAATAAAATCTTCGTCGGCAACGACGCTCGGCCGAATCATTTGCTGCGGTTCGATGCCTCCCAAAACCGATGGCAGGAAATCGCCAACCTGATCGGCTTGGCCAACACGGTGGACGGCCTGCCATCCGCCAGCATGGGCATCGCCGCAGACGATTTGGATCGCCGGGGAGGCCTCGATCTGTTCATCACGAACTTCTCCACCGAATCCGTTTCGCTTTACCTTCAAGACAAGTCGGGATCGTTTTCGGATCAGTGCGTGCGGCAGCGTCTGGACTCCGCCACCCGACCGATGGTGGGCTTTGGATGCAAAGCGATTGACCTGAACCGTGATGGCTGGCTGGACGTGTGCTTGGTCAATGGGCACATCGATCGAATGCCTGGTGAACCCTACGAAATGCCCCCCCAGTGTTTTCTTTCAAGCGGCTTCGCCCCAGGACAATCCAGCGACCTCCTTGCCACCCCGACAATGCCGTCAGGATTTGTTTCGGTCATCCCGGATTGCCCCACCGATTACTGGACAACTCCTGCACTGGGACGAACGATGGCCAAACTGGACTTTGACCGTGACCAACGGATGGACCTGGTGGTCAATCATTTGGATCGCGACGTCGCGCTGCTACACAATGAGTGCGTTGATGATGGCGGCTGGATCCAGTTTGAACTGATCGGCTCACGGAGCGAACGCGGCGCAACCGGCACTCAGATCGAAGTGCAGTGCAACGATGGTGTCCGAAACGGCTACGTGGTCGCAGGTGACGGCTACATGTGCACCGATGAGAACGTCGTCGAGATTTCACTGGGAGACGCTGAAATTCAATCCATCACCGTTCATTGGCCGTCGGGACTCACGCAAGTCATTCCCGATCCCAGCGATTGTGCCAATCAACGAGTCACCCTGGTGGAAAACCAACCCGTCTGGAACAACGCAAACGCATCGCGACGATCCGACGGAAGACTGCTAGACTGA
- a CDS encoding DUF58 domain-containing protein, producing MTSTLSPETLQQIKRLDLRARMVVRGFLQGLHSSPLQGFSVQFSDHRRYSRGDDPKLIDWLVYAKTDKHYIKRFEAETNLTGYLLMDLSKSMGFRQGTSMTKFEYSTCLAAALTYLMSLQKDPVGLLTFDDKLRAILPARSRRGHLGDVLAALSGMTPEGTTELPTCLVQVAAMLKQHSLVMLFSDLLGDPEETLAALARLRHGGHDVIVFHVLDDAEVRFPYDGPVEFEDPESGELVTVDATGFRAEYLDQIAAFRETYSQGCAALRIDYVPLDTSMPFDRALTEYLQQRQARF from the coding sequence ATGACATCGACGCTATCGCCGGAAACGCTGCAGCAAATCAAACGACTCGACCTGCGTGCCCGGATGGTCGTGCGTGGGTTCTTGCAAGGTTTGCACAGCAGCCCGCTGCAAGGTTTTTCGGTTCAGTTCAGCGATCACCGGCGTTACTCACGCGGCGATGATCCCAAACTGATCGATTGGTTGGTGTACGCCAAAACAGACAAGCACTACATCAAACGCTTTGAAGCCGAGACCAACCTGACCGGCTACTTGTTGATGGATCTTTCCAAATCGATGGGGTTCCGCCAAGGAACATCGATGACGAAGTTCGAATACTCAACGTGTTTGGCGGCAGCATTGACGTATCTGATGTCGCTGCAGAAAGACCCGGTTGGCCTCCTCACCTTCGACGACAAACTGCGCGCGATCCTGCCTGCCCGAAGTCGACGTGGGCATTTGGGTGACGTCTTGGCGGCTCTTTCTGGCATGACCCCCGAAGGCACAACGGAACTGCCGACTTGTCTGGTCCAGGTCGCGGCGATGCTAAAGCAACACAGCCTTGTGATGTTGTTCTCCGATTTGCTGGGCGATCCCGAGGAGACGCTTGCCGCCCTGGCTCGATTGCGACACGGCGGCCACGATGTGATCGTCTTTCATGTCCTGGATGACGCCGAAGTTCGCTTTCCTTACGACGGTCCCGTGGAGTTCGAAGACCCCGAATCCGGTGAACTCGTCACCGTCGATGCGACCGGATTCCGAGCGGAGTACCTGGACCAAATCGCGGCCTTTCGGGAAACGTATTCCCAAGGATGTGCAGCCCTCCGGATCGACTACGTGCCGTTGGACACCAGCATGCCGTTTGACCGTGCTCTGACCGAATACCTGCAACAACGACAGGCCCGATTCTGA
- a CDS encoding DUF1559 domain-containing protein, protein MTHFNPRFARQSAKRGFTLVELLVVIAIIGVLVGLLLPAVQAAREAARRMSCSNNFKQIGLALHNYHAAFNALPQQMSGPHRAGVWLHDQGPAGGEWNSGNPAFNAMGTNSFLVGILPFMEQQGLWEQIANPRDNNGDGTIDVPAFGYAGDSDAGNNYDPWLTEVPGFRCPSDPGAGAPAHGRTNYGACMGDAFDYMTQGTYEWDLTARKGWPAERSPAATRGFFIGRTTTRFRDVLDGLSNTFAAGELATDLMDLDNRTNAANYTECETDVNFQEAYVDPTRPQFYLDTTDLSGNTATSWTLRYGRGFRWHSGYPAQTMVSTVNPPNSPICVFQTGDWFPERDGGNVSPSSRHQGGVHMLMGDGAVKFITESIEAGNQEAPPVIWNGTGINRPGAQSPYGLWGALGTRAAKETIQEEF, encoded by the coding sequence ATGACTCACTTCAATCCCCGTTTCGCGCGACAGTCAGCCAAGCGTGGTTTCACGCTGGTGGAACTGTTGGTCGTGATCGCAATCATTGGCGTTTTGGTGGGGCTGTTGTTGCCCGCCGTTCAAGCCGCCCGAGAGGCAGCTCGCCGAATGAGCTGCAGCAACAACTTCAAGCAAATCGGCTTGGCGTTGCACAACTACCACGCTGCCTTCAATGCGTTGCCGCAACAGATGTCGGGCCCACACCGGGCCGGTGTTTGGTTGCATGACCAAGGTCCTGCCGGCGGCGAGTGGAACTCCGGCAATCCGGCTTTCAACGCGATGGGAACCAACAGTTTCTTGGTTGGCATTCTGCCATTCATGGAGCAACAAGGCTTGTGGGAGCAAATCGCGAATCCCCGTGACAACAACGGTGACGGAACCATCGATGTTCCAGCCTTCGGTTACGCCGGCGACAGCGATGCAGGCAACAACTACGACCCTTGGTTGACGGAAGTCCCTGGTTTCCGTTGCCCCAGCGACCCTGGTGCCGGAGCACCTGCTCACGGGCGAACGAACTACGGCGCCTGCATGGGCGATGCCTTTGATTACATGACGCAAGGCACCTACGAGTGGGACCTGACGGCTCGCAAGGGCTGGCCAGCTGAACGCTCGCCTGCTGCGACGCGTGGATTTTTCATTGGTCGTACGACCACTCGATTCCGAGACGTGTTGGACGGATTGTCGAACACATTCGCTGCCGGTGAATTGGCGACGGACTTGATGGATTTGGACAACCGCACCAACGCGGCCAACTACACCGAGTGCGAGACCGACGTGAACTTCCAAGAAGCTTACGTGGATCCAACCCGTCCTCAGTTTTACTTGGACACGACTGACCTGAGTGGGAACACCGCAACGTCATGGACGCTGCGTTACGGTCGTGGATTCCGTTGGCACAGTGGTTATCCCGCTCAGACAATGGTCTCGACGGTCAACCCACCCAACTCGCCCATTTGCGTGTTTCAAACCGGAGACTGGTTCCCAGAACGCGATGGCGGAAACGTTTCGCCCAGCAGTCGTCACCAAGGTGGTGTGCACATGCTGATGGGGGACGGGGCTGTGAAATTCATCACGGAATCGATCGAAGCCGGCAATCAAGAGGCCCCTCCTGTGATTTGGAACGGAACCGGAATCAATCGCCCTGGTGCACAGAGCCCGTATGGCTTGTGGGGTGCGTTGGGAACTCGTGCTGCAAAAGAAACCATCCAAGAAGAATTCTGA
- a CDS encoding YdcF family protein produces the protein MNTLPTQTLVSDEIERSDHSKRTPPSWNALFVSLVVPAAWVLLLVVSTWMQQGFVAGMRCGTDLIQPVGLVWLGMLALAVHAIVQCKRGAVSAWRPVVWLLGFVVWGIVGNAGFANWASSQVESPLASEPHPALEQRSLDRPLDAVVVLGGGSSAVAPGFYELGSDGERVISAAQAYHAHATRAIIVTGSSTDGYEPPWKQSMQLLVSLGVPEEVIFPIEGVNTQAEMNSLKQFVESPSAEWKERWTEEAVESGEPQVGLITSAFHVPRAMRLANNASLDLIPLPCAFRAIDNQRPWVASNLIPRADQLDTVGKMFKETIAKRAGQ, from the coding sequence ATGAACACTTTGCCAACCCAAACGCTCGTGTCCGATGAAATCGAACGAAGCGACCATTCGAAGAGAACACCGCCGTCTTGGAATGCCCTTTTTGTTTCGCTTGTTGTGCCTGCGGCCTGGGTGTTGTTGTTGGTTGTGTCGACTTGGATGCAACAAGGTTTTGTCGCGGGCATGCGCTGCGGGACTGATTTGATTCAGCCTGTTGGTTTGGTTTGGCTCGGGATGCTGGCCTTGGCGGTTCACGCGATTGTCCAATGCAAGCGGGGAGCCGTGTCCGCCTGGCGGCCTGTCGTTTGGTTGCTTGGCTTTGTCGTCTGGGGAATCGTTGGCAATGCGGGGTTCGCGAATTGGGCCAGTTCCCAAGTTGAAAGCCCGCTTGCATCGGAGCCTCATCCGGCGTTGGAGCAGCGGTCGCTTGATCGGCCTCTGGATGCTGTGGTTGTGTTGGGGGGCGGTTCCTCCGCAGTGGCACCTGGTTTCTATGAACTCGGAAGCGATGGCGAACGCGTGATTTCGGCCGCTCAGGCGTATCATGCCCACGCAACTCGCGCGATCATCGTGACGGGCTCCTCCACCGATGGTTATGAGCCACCTTGGAAGCAGTCGATGCAGTTGCTGGTTTCGCTGGGGGTCCCTGAGGAGGTGATCTTTCCGATCGAGGGCGTCAACACTCAGGCGGAGATGAACTCGCTGAAGCAGTTCGTGGAATCACCCTCGGCCGAGTGGAAGGAACGGTGGACGGAAGAGGCGGTTGAATCCGGCGAGCCCCAAGTGGGACTGATCACGAGCGCCTTTCACGTCCCCCGAGCGATGCGTCTGGCAAACAACGCCTCGTTGGATTTGATTCCACTGCCATGCGCGTTTCGTGCCATCGACAACCAGCGGCCCTGGGTCGCTTCGAACTTGATTCCCAGAGCGGATCAATTGGACACCGTTGGCAAGATGTTCAAAGAGACCATCGCGAAACGAGCGGGCCAGTAG